In Balaenoptera ricei isolate mBalRic1 chromosome 7, mBalRic1.hap2, whole genome shotgun sequence, a single window of DNA contains:
- the ERMN gene encoding ermin isoform X2: protein MTDVPVTFSQVECNGDTPPENGQQKITKITEEASDMGGTPPYCRVESSLEEEPTEGNQEKSAKLQENILLNSSMDEKILKEKPEENLYIVHKAITDLSLQETSVDEMTFREGHQWEKIPSSSSNQELSRQKERIAQQPLGEREDEDLKNKTQHQAMESEWLGFRKPSQVDVLHSKQEVWDEEINNDDDDDCKDDEDEVRVIEFKKKNEEGSQLKEEGDVSEDSPLSSPSSQPVTPDEQSTFGKKGDISRNAYSRYNTISYRKIRKGNTKQRIDEFESMMHL from the exons ATGACAGACGTTCCAGTGACATTCAGTCAGGTTGAGTGTAATGGGGATACACCCCCTGAAAACGGTCAAcaaaaaatcactaaaatcacGGAAGAAGCCAGTGATATGGGTGGCACCCCACCATACTGCAGGGTAGAATCTAGTCTTGAAGAGGAACCCACGGAAGGAAATCAGGAGAAAAGTGCAAAATTACAAGAGAACATACTGCTGAACTCGTCCATGGATGAGAAGATTCTAAAAG AAAAACCAGAAGAGAATCTCTATATTGTTCATAAGGCTATCACAGATCTTTCTCTCCAAGAAACAAGTGTTGATGAAATGACATTCAGAGAAG GACATCAGTGGGAGAAGATTCCTTCGAGCAGCAGTAACCAAGAACTAAGTAGACAAAAGGAAAGGATTGCTCAACAACCTttaggagagagagaagatgagGATCTGAAGAACAAAACTCAACATCAGGCAATGGAAAGTGAATGGTTAGGATTTCGGAAACCTAGCCAAGTTGATGTGTTACATTCTAAGCAAGAGGTTTGGGATGAAGaaattaataatgatgatgatgatgattgcaAAGATGATGAAGATGAAGTTCGAGTGatagaatttaagaaaaaaaatgaagagggttCTCAGTTAAAAGAGGAAGGCGATGTAAGTGAGGACTCCCCACTGAGCAGCCCCAGTTCCCAACCTGTCACACCTGATGAGCAGTCAACCTTCGGGAAGAAGGGTGatatttccagaaatgcttattcAAGATACAATACGATATCCTATCGGAAAATCAGAAAGGGGAACACCAAGCAAAGAATTGATGAATTCGAGTCTATGATGCATTTATAA
- the ERMN gene encoding ermin isoform X1 — translation MTDVPVTFSQVECNGDTPPENGQQKITKITEEASDMGGTPPYCRVESSLEEEPTEGNQEKSAKLQENILLNSSMDEKILKETSVDEMTFREGHQWEKIPSSSSNQELSRQKERIAQQPLGEREDEDLKNKTQHQAMESEWLGFRKPSQVDVLHSKQEVWDEEINNDDDDDCKDDEDEVRVIEFKKKNEEGSQLKEEGDVSEDSPLSSPSSQPVTPDEQSTFGKKGDISRNAYSRYNTISYRKIRKGNTKQRIDEFESMMHL, via the exons ATGACAGACGTTCCAGTGACATTCAGTCAGGTTGAGTGTAATGGGGATACACCCCCTGAAAACGGTCAAcaaaaaatcactaaaatcacGGAAGAAGCCAGTGATATGGGTGGCACCCCACCATACTGCAGGGTAGAATCTAGTCTTGAAGAGGAACCCACGGAAGGAAATCAGGAGAAAAGTGCAAAATTACAAGAGAACATACTGCTGAACTCGTCCATGGATGAGAAGATTCTAAAAG AAACAAGTGTTGATGAAATGACATTCAGAGAAG GACATCAGTGGGAGAAGATTCCTTCGAGCAGCAGTAACCAAGAACTAAGTAGACAAAAGGAAAGGATTGCTCAACAACCTttaggagagagagaagatgagGATCTGAAGAACAAAACTCAACATCAGGCAATGGAAAGTGAATGGTTAGGATTTCGGAAACCTAGCCAAGTTGATGTGTTACATTCTAAGCAAGAGGTTTGGGATGAAGaaattaataatgatgatgatgatgattgcaAAGATGATGAAGATGAAGTTCGAGTGatagaatttaagaaaaaaaatgaagagggttCTCAGTTAAAAGAGGAAGGCGATGTAAGTGAGGACTCCCCACTGAGCAGCCCCAGTTCCCAACCTGTCACACCTGATGAGCAGTCAACCTTCGGGAAGAAGGGTGatatttccagaaatgcttattcAAGATACAATACGATATCCTATCGGAAAATCAGAAAGGGGAACACCAAGCAAAGAATTGATGAATTCGAGTCTATGATGCATTTATAA